A genome region from Manis pentadactyla isolate mManPen7 chromosome 5, mManPen7.hap1, whole genome shotgun sequence includes the following:
- the LOC118920717 gene encoding interferon lambda-1-like — MATAWVLLLVTVVLGLARAGPVPTSKPTTTRRGCHIGRFQSLSPRELEAFKKAKDALEESLSLKNWNCSSRLFPRTRDPRHLQAWKRPVALEAEVGLTVKVLGTSADSPLGVVLGQPLHMLRHIHSELQACVPAQPTPRSKAAGSLHHWLRGLQEAPRKESQGRLEASVTCNVFRLLTRDLTCVASGDLRLW, encoded by the coding sequence ATGGCTACAGCTTGGGTTCTGCTGCTGGTGACTGTGGTGCTGGGCTTGGCCAGAGCAGGCCCTGTCCCCACTTCCAAACCCACCACCACCAGGAGGGGCTGCCACATAGGCAGGTTCCAATCCCTGTCGCCGCGGGAACTGGAAGCCTTCAAGAAGGCCAAGGATGCCTTGGAAGAGTCACTGTCGCTGAAGAACTGGAACTGCAGCTCTCGCCTCTTCCCCAGGACCAGGGACCCGAGACACCTGCAGGCGTGGAAGCGCCCTGTGGCCTTGGAGGCTGAAGTAGGCTTGACAGTGAAGGTCCTGGGGACCTCGGCGGATTCACCCTTAGGGGTGGTCCTGGGCCAGCCGCTTCACATGCTGCGCCACATCCACTCTGAGCTCCAGGCTTGTGTCCCGGCTCAACCCACACCAAGATCCAAGGCCGCAGGGTCGCTCCACCACTGGCTGCGCGGGCTCCAGGAAGCCCCGAGGAAGGAGTCCCAGGGCCGCCTCGAGGCCTCTGTCACGTGCAACGTCTTCCGCCTCCTCACTCGGGACCTAACATGCGTTGCCAGTGGAGACCTGCGCCTCTGGTAG